CGCTTCGAGTGAGGCGTTCGGACAGCCAGCAGGCTCTGAGATCATCACAAAGAGGCACACGGAATCGTGAAAAGCGCCCAGTTCACTCAACTCACCACACCACTCGATGGGCAGATCCTGCGCGGTGACTCGCAAGGCCTCTGCATAAGCCTCCTGACCTCCATCTGGCCCCCCAGCGATGCGCAGTCGTGCCTGGGGGCACTGCGCATGCACTTGGCGAAAAGCGGCGATTAGATCCTCGATGCGTTTGTGCGGATGCAGACGTGCCGCAGTGCCTAGCGTCCACTCGGTGCCTTCAGGCTCGGTTTGGAAAGATCGCAGCGGCACGCCATTGGGAATATGACGGACGACAGGACATCGCAGCGTCGCCTTCGCCTGCACCAACTCGCTTTCATGCTTCACTATCACAGCGCTCAAACGCTGTCCGTAAGCCGCAGCATCCTGATCGGGCCATCCAGGCCGTGGTCGGTAAAAATATCGCTCCAGCGAGGTGAAGAACATCTCTCCAGGACTCACGTCCAACACCGAAATGCGGTGCATCGCCTCAGCGAGCAGGATTTTGTATTCAGGGATCACATTCCAAAATAAAACAAGCTGTGGTGGCCGCGCTGCGAGGTCCTGGAGCAATGGGCGGAGGGCCACCGCCGCGTCACATGTCCCCGTCGGAGAGAGTGAGAGCACCTCGATTCCTGCGGCGCGGAGCGATTCACTGCCAGGGGAGGCCTCCGGCTCCTGCAGCACCACAGCACGGGCTGGGATGCCGATGTGACGCAGTAGCCGCCTCGCGCTAGATTGAGCACCACCGGTGAAAAAATGGTTCGTCACCAGCATCAGGCCGCAGCGCGGCTTCTCCGACGCGATGAGCATCGCATGCGCCAAAAAAGCATGGCGAGCGGCCATGACCTCGGCGGTGAAATCTGGCGCGAGTGAGCCACTGGAGCGGCGCTGAGGTGCCATCTCACGGATCGCCGCTGCGAAATCCGCTGTGGTGGCATCCACAGGCAGGATGCGCATCATTCCCGGATGCCGCCGTGCGATGTCCGAGGCACCGCCGACATCCGTACACACGACAGGCACGCCACAAGCCACCGCTTCGAGCTGCGCGAGGCTCATGCCCTCATGCAGGCTCGTCGAGACAAAAACATCCACGCGTGCGAGCAAGCATGGGATGTCCTCCACCGCGCCTAACCACTCCACATCGGCCTCACGGCCATATTGGCGGCTTTTTTCACGGCAGAGCTCCACCTCACGCTGCGCATCGGGATGGCGAGTGGAGGCCTCACCCGCGATAGAGAGGCGAGCCCCTGGCAGCAGCGCCAGCACGTCCATGAGCATGGGCAGTCGCTTTTGGGGCCGTGGATTGGCCACCGCAGCGATTCGTAAGCGATCCCCTTTTTCATGTGCATGCGGCGTTGGCGGCGAAATGCCATTCCACACCGTGCGCACCTGCATCTGCGGGAAATAGGCCTCCATCTCGTCCGTGACGGCTTGGGAGCATCCTAGTAGAAGCGTCTTGGGCCGTGTGGTGAGCTTTTCGATCTCCTCCGGCCAACCTAGGCGCTGATTGTGAAAAGTAACCATCATCGGCACCGCTGCATCGACACGGCTGAGTGTATCTCCGTCAATGAGATGTCCGTGCAGCACATCCGCACCAGTTTCACGCAGGGCGCGGTGGATTTCCTCACTACGAATGACCGCATCCGGCGGCGTCTGGCGTGCGATGACATCCGCAGGCACCGGAAAAGTGGCCCGCCCGGCCGTGCCGAGTGTCAGCAGCACACTCGCCACATCATGGCGTGGCAGCCACTCATGCAGATTCAGCGCTAAGCGCTCGGCACCGCCGCGTTGCAGACTGGTGATGGCTTGGAGCACTCGCAGCCGCTCATCACGGCACACATCCAGCGCCGCGTGGCGAAAAACCGGCCATCCATGCGCCAATGCATACGTCACCATCTCACTCATTTCAGACGGCAGATCATGTGCAGCAGCGGCGGCATCACTGAGCCATAGACTATGCATCGGCGGCATCTCATGAGGTCGAAAGACGCCGCCATTTTGCCGCAGCAGCTCCATCCATCGCTGCGTCGGCCTCCGGTCTATCCCCAGCTCACAGCCCAGCAGCACACAGGGGATGGTGATGCGGGAGGGGATGGGGCTCACCACGCCGCGCGGCACCCAGGAGCCCGCACGCAGCAGCCACCTACCATCTATCTGCTCAGTAACCGACACGCTGCGCCGCGTGCGTGCCGCCCACCAGGGTGGATCAGCCGCTGCCCGCCCGTCGTCTGCACGCGCACACTATGTGGCCTCTCACCCGTGAAGATGAACTGCCCCTCTGGCCCCGGCGTGAACGTCACCTGATCCACGATCACGCGTGAGCCGATGTCTGCCGTGTACTCGATCACATCACCCACCGCCTCCGCTGGGCCGATGATGTAAAAGCCCGAGTCTGCCATGCGGAATGAAAAACGCTGCGGCAACGGCGGTGGACCATTGCCGAAATGATCCGCCACCTCATCCGGCGAAAGCGCATCCAGCCCTGCACGATGCCCTCCGCTAAAACCACCCATGCTCTTGAGGAACTTATACGCAACGAGAGCGACCCCACCCAAAGGCAGCAAAGAGAAGATGCCTAAACCGCCGCCGCTTGGCCCGGAAGATGATGCATAGGAATGCGATCGTGATGAAGATGGTTGGGTTCTTGGAAAAGACGTAGGCGATGGCGAAACCGTGGACGCAGACTGGGAGGCAATAGTACTGCGAGGTGTCATCGTCTTCGTCTTAGACGCTGTGGACACCAGTTTTGGCCTCTCCACTACGCTGCACACGATGCGGAATCCATTGTCCGCATTTCGACTGCGGGGATCGTTGCGGTAACGCTCCGCTGAGCGCGAGTGGCTCACATCACTCAAACACGAGCCCCCACGCAGCACCATGCGTGGCTTATCACTCAGGTTGCGATTACGCTGAAGCGGATCGGTGCTGCTGCCAGATGAGTAGGGAGCATACCAGTCCGCGCACCACTGCCACACAGGTCCGTAGCAATCATACAGGCCCCAGGCGTTCGGCTTTTTCTGGCCCACTGGATACGTCTGCCCATCGCTATTGGCACGGAACCACGCCACCTCATTCACCGGCTCCGCATACAGAGCTCCCGCACTCCCAGCGCGGCAGGCATACTCCCACTGCGCCTCCGTCGGCAGAGAGCATGCTCGTCGCGTCTTGCGCTCGATCCATTGGCAAAAAAACTGCGCATCCTCCGCGCTCACGATGACGACTGGGTGCTCATCCGTCTGCGGAAAGCCGGCGTTCTTCCAGGAATAGAACTTCTTTTGCACCAGTTTCCCATTCTCCACACCGAAGCCGCCACTTTGGCCTTTCTCCGCCTCCGTGCGGAAGCTCGTGCTTCGTGCGAAAGCGGCGAATTGCCCACGCGTGACCGGATACTTGCCAATGTAAAAGTCACTCGTCAGCGTGACGGAGCGTAGCGGTCCCTCATCCGGCTCACGCCCAACCTCAGGGGCCGTTGAGCCCATCTGGAATGTGCCAGCTCGCACCAGCATCATCTCCAGGCTCACACCAGCTCCCAGATCCAGCCGCAATGTCGGCGGCGGCGTCTGAGCATGGAGTGAAAGTGCGGTCAGCAGCAGAAAAAGCGCGGATCTCATAGTGGGCAGAAAGTGCAGGGAACTCACAGACTCTCAAGAGCGGCATTTGCCACCTTCACATCGCGGCTTAATCTCCACCTCCATCCCATGGCAGATTCATCCTCACTCAACTGGAACTCGCACAACGTCACCCGCGGCTGGCAGCGCGGCATCACCGCCTTTTTCTGGGGCCTCGGTTTTAAAGAAGAAGACTTCCAAAAAGCCCAAATCGGCATCGCTACGCCCTTGCTCGATGGGAACATCTGCAACGTCCACTCCCACGAGCTCGCCAAGCTCATCGCCCAGGGCTGCGCAGACGCAGGCATGATCGGCTTCCCCTTTGGCGTCTCACCAGCCAGTGACAACATCACACAGGGCAACATCGGCGGCGCGGCATCGCTCTGCTCACGCAATCTCATGGCCAATGGTGCTGAGATGGTCTGCACCGCACACAGCTACGATGCCATGATCGGCCTGCACCATTGCGATAAAAACGGCCCCGCCTTTGCCATGGCGCTGGCGCGGATGAATTTCCCCGGACTCATCGTCAATGGCGGCAGCATCATGCCTGGCTGTCACAAAGGCCAGTCCACCAGCATCCTCGATGTCTATGACGCCGCGGCAAAGGAAGCGCAGGGCACCATGAGCTGGGATGAGAGTGAGCAGATCATCCGCACTGCATGCCCCGGCCCCGGCGGCTGCGGCATCGCGGCTTCTTTTAATACCTGGGGCATCACACTGGAGGCCATGGGCCTCAGCCTGCCTGATACATCCTCCATGCCCGCCATCGAGGCCGGGAAGCGCGAGGAATGTCTCCGCGTCGGCATGGCCATGCGCAACCTGCTCGAAAAAAACATCCGTCCGCGTGACATCATCACCAAGCAATCACTCCGCAATGCCATGAGCGCCATCGCCGCCATCGGCGGCAGCACCAATGGCGTCCTGCACCTCCTCGCCGTTGCACGCGAGGCCGGTGTGGACTTCACCCTGCGGGATGTGCAGGCCATCTGCCGGGAGGTGCCCGTGCTGTGCAGCTTCGCACCACGCGGACGCGGCACCATGGTCGATCTGCATCGCCTCGGTGGCACCTCCATGCTCCTGAAGCACCTGCTCGATGCCGGATTGCTCGATGGCTCCTGCCTCACCGTCACAGGCTGCACTTTGGCCGAAAATCTCGCCAGTGCCAAAGCGGTGCCTTTTCCGAATGACCTCATCGCCCCGCTCGATCGGCCTTTCAAAGAATACGCCGACATCCAGGTCTGCTTTGGCAACATCGCACCTCACGGCATGGTCTTTAAAGTCTCCTCTCTCAAAGAACCGCGCTTCAAAGGCCGCGCCATCTGCTTTGAGAGCAGCAAAGGCGTCTTCGAAGCCGCCGCACAGGGCCGCATCCAGCCTGGGCACATCGTCATCATCCGTGGCAGCGGTCCCGTCGCCCTCGGTATGCCAGAGATGCACGTCGCTAGTGCTGCGCTCGCCGTGCCAGAGCTCTATGGCAAAGTCGCACTCATCACCGATGGTCGCGTCTCCGGCGTCTCCGCAGGTGCTGTGGGTGTGCATTGCACCCCAGAGGCCGTCCTCGGGGGCCCCATCGCCCAGGTGCAGGATGATGACGAGATCGAGTTCGATCTACTCGCAGGCACCATCGAAGTGAAGGCAGACCTCACCGCACGAAAAGTCACCGCACAGCAGGTGCAGCATCCCTTTGGCTACCTCGCAGACTTCGCCACCACCGTCTCCCAGGCTCACGAAGGCTGTGTATCGAAGTGGACGCTCACACGCCCACTTTGAGGCTCACAGCGGCAGCACGCAGCGCCTCTTTTTTCTCCATCTCTCGCAAATCCTGTCCTACAAAGCGCAGGCTCAAGACACACACTCCCTGCAACCACTCCGTAGCCCCGTGGTTCAGCCTGTCAGACATGAAAAAAGCTCTCCTGCTCCTCCTTGCCACTGTGGCGTCTGCTCAAGACGCCGCTGACACCGCCTTTCAGAAATACGATGCGGATCGCGACGGCAAAGTCACACCCGCAGAACTGCCGCAAAAGCCCATCTTCAAGCGCTTTGACCTCAACAGCGACGGCTACATCACGCTCGAAGAAACCCGCAGCATCATGGGCGGCACCGAATCCGCCACCAGCGTCCCCACCGACCTCAAGCAGGGCAAAAAGCTCTGGCAGCGCCTCGATAAAAACACCGATGGCAAGCTCACCCGTGACGAAGTGCCCAATGCCGCCCTCTTTGCCAGATTCGACCTCAATGCCGATGGCACCATCACGCAGGAGGAAGGCAAACAAGCCATCGCAAAGGCCATCTCGCCCGCAGCACCCAGCGCAGCTCCCGCAGCTCCCGCAGCCCCCATCGTCACCTCCGGCCCGCAAGTGCTCAAGGCCACCCAGCACGGCATCGGCCGCCAAATCGACGATTTAGCCTTCACCGACCTCCAAGGCACTCCCCATCGCCTCAGTGAGTTTCAGGCCACCGTCATCGCCATGACCAGCGCCACCTGCCCTGTGAGCAAAAAATACCTCCACAGCCTCTCCAGGCTCCAAAAAGAGCTCCAGGCAGAAAAAATCACCCTCATCCTCCTCAATCCCTTCGCCAGCGAGAGCACCGCAGACATCCAATCCCAGCTCACCGAAGCACAAATCACCTCCATCTACATCCACGACACCGAAAAGGCCCTCGCAGCCGCCTTGGATGCCCAGACCACCACCGAGGTCTTCCTCCTCGATGCCAAACGCACGCTCATCTATCGCGGCGCACTCAATGACCAATACGGCATCGACTTCAGCCATGACACACCCCGCAGCAGCTACCTGCGTGATGCCATCACCGCCATGCTCACCGGCCAGCGCCCCCTCATCGCCGCCACCACCGCACCCGGCTGCGAACTCGATCTCAAACCCAACAACCAACAACAAGGAACCAAGAACAAAGAACCCACCATCACCTACCACCGCGACATCGCCCGCATCCTCCAGCAAAACTGCATCACCTGCCACCGCGACAGCGGCATCGCCCCCTTCGCCTTGGACGACATCGCAGAGGTCACCGACCGCGCCAAAGTCATCCGCCGAGTCATCACGGAGGGCACCATGCCTCCGTGGTTCGCCGCAGCCACGCCTGAGGGCAAAGCCAGCCCCTGGGCGAATGATTGCAGCCTCTCCACTCGCGATAAAACCGATCTCATCACTTGGCTCGACAGCCCAGACCGCCCCCTCGGTGACGCTGTGGATGCCCCCACACCGCTTCACTTTGAAGACGAATGGACCATCGGAAAACCCGACCTCATCGTGCAAATACCCCGCCCCGTCGCCATCAAGGCGGAAGGCTACATGCCCTATCAATTCCTCACCACCCAGACCACCCTCACCGAGGACAAATGGGTGCGTGGTTACGAAATCATCCCCACGGATCGCAGCGTCGTCCACCACGTCATCGTGAACGTGCACAAGAAAGACGGCGGCAAAATCCGCGACCGCGATGAAGGCAGCAGCGGCTACTGGGCCGCCTACGTCCCTGGAAATGCCTCTAAAGTCTATCCCACTGGCTTTGCCCGCAAACTCCCCGCCGGCAGCACCATCAGCTTTCAGATTCACTACACCCCCAGTGGCAAGGCCACCCAGGATCAGCTCCGCATGGGCCTCCTCTTTGCCCAGAGCGAGCCACGCTACATCATCGAAACCCTCGCCGTGCCCAAGCGCCCGCTCAACATCCCCGCCGGAGCTGCCGACCACCAAGAAACCCTCACCAAAGTCGTCCCCACCGATCTCAATGTCCTCGGCTACATGGCCCACATGCATATACGCGGCAAAGCCTTCAAATACGAGCTCATCACCGCCAGCGGCACCGAGACCCTGCTCGACATCCCTCGCTACGACTTCAACTGGCAACTCCGCTACGACCTCGCTCAGCCCAAATTCCTCCCCCGTGGCACCCAGCTCAAAATCACCGCTCACTTTGACAACAGCGCCGCCAATCAAGCCAACCCCGATCCCACCAAAACCGTCCACTGGGGCCCGCAAACCTACGACGAAATGATGATCGGCTACTTAGAGACCTTTCGGCCACTGGAGAGCACGAGCGCGGAGTAAGCTCGCTCCGACACGCCTCCATCCGCATGAGAATCCGGCTCCACTGCTGAAAAGCCGCGAAGGCATACCCTGCGGCAGCGTATTCTCAGGATGAGATACCTCCTGCGCCTACTCCTCAGCTCGGTTTCAGCTCTCGCGGTCCAAATCGCCCCCTTCCGGGCCGATGTCACGCCACCGGTCGGTGCACCTCTCTGCGGGGGGCTCGTCAAACCCGCCGTCGGTGTCAGTGAGCCGCTGCTGGCACTCGGCATCGTGCTTTTGAGTGAGCAAAAACCGGTCGTGCTTTGCGCGGTGGATTTCTGTGAGATTCGCGGTGCAGATCATCACTACTGGCGGGAGGTTTTGGCCAAGGCCGCAGGCACGACGGCAGAGCGTGTGGCGCTGCACTCACTCCACCAGCACAATGCGCCGCTGGTGGATCAGGCCGCACAGCGGCTCCTGCCCGAGATCGGCATCATCGAAGCCGTAGCCACGGAAAAAGCAATCACAGGCATCGCCAGCAGCATCACCACCGCATTGAAGACGCCGCAGCACGTCACACACATCACCACGGGCGAGGCCCCAGTGCTGGAAGTGGCCGGCAATCGCCGCGTGCAGGTCATCGACGGCAAAGTGGGCAAGATGCGTGGTAGTGGCTCCAGAGATCCTGTGCTGCGTGCGCTGCCAGAGGGGCTCATTGATCCCCAACTCAAAACCATCGCCTTTTGGGATAATGACAAAAAACTCGCCGTGCTGCACTACTACGCCACGCATCCCATGAGCTACTACGGTGATGGCATCGTGAGCCATGACTTCGCAGGCATCGCACGCGAGCGGCGCACCCAGGAGGATGGGGTGCCGCACATCTACTTCACCGGCTGCGGGGGCAATATCGGCGCGGGCAAATACAACGACGGCACGCCGCCGATGCGCCCCCTGCTCGCAGGCCGCATCCACGCGGCGATGGTGGAGTCCGAGAAAAACGTGAAGCGTGTGCCTCTGACCCAGATCGCATGGCGACATGTGCCAGTCGTGTTGCAGCCCGATCCCGAATTCCCGGAGGAACGCGTGATGAAAGTGATGCAAAACTCCGCCACTTCGTCCTCGCAACGCATCGCTGCAGCCCTGCGGATCGGCTTCATCCGTCACCGCAAGCCTATCCCCTTCACCAGTCTGCATCTCGGTGAGGATGTCTGCCTGCTGCACCTGCCTGGAGAGAGCTTTGTCGAGTATCAGCTCTTTGCCCAGGAGCAGCGTCCGGGCGGCTTCATCTGCACCGCGAGCTACGGTGATGGTGTGACGGGCTACATCCCACTGGAGCGATCTTTTGCCGAAGGCGGCTACGAGCCCACACAGGCCTACGCAGCCCCTGATTCGGAAAAAATGATGAAACAGACCATCTCGGACCTTTTGAAGAAATGACCATGAAACACCTCCTCCTCGCTCTCCTCCTCACTGGCACCACCTGGGCCCAAGACAGCCTCAAACAGCTCCGCGCTGGCATCGTAGGACTCGATACCTCCCACGTCCCCGCTTTCACGAAGCTCTTCAACAAAGGCGAGAAGGAGGGAGAACTGGCCGGCATCCGAGTCACCACAGGCTACACCGGCGGCACCGACATGCCCGCTAGCGCCACACGGAAAGAGAAGTTCACGCAGCAACTCCGCGACATGGGCGTGGAGATTGTCGATACCATCCCGAAGCTGCTCGCCCAAGTCGATGTCGTGCTGCTCGAGAGCGTAGATGGCCGCATCCATCTCCAGGAGGCACGGGAGATTTTCGAGGCAGGCAAACCGGTCTTCATCGACAAGCCACTCGCTGGCACGCTCGCAGAGGCCATCGCCATCACAGAGCTCGCGCAGAAGCATGGCGTGGCATTTTTCAGCAGTTCCTCTTCACGCTTCGGACCTGAGATGATGGCACTGCGTGGCAATGCTGAAATCGGCGACATACTCGGTGCCGCGACGTGGGGCCCCTGCTCGTATCAGGAAGGCACGCCGGACTTTTTCTTCTACGGCATCCATGGTGTGGAGGCGCTCTACACGCTCATGGGCACGGGTTGCGAGACCGTTTCACGGGTCAAAGCTGGCAATCATGATGTGGCGACGGGTGTGTGGAAAGATGGCCGCGTCGGTGCCTATCGCGGCATCGTCAAGGGCAAGGCAGACTTCGGAGCCGTCGCCTACGGCAGCAAGAGCATCGGCCAAGCTGCGAAAGCGGTGAGCTATGAGGGCCTATGCCGCCAGATCGGCAAATTCTTCCGCAGTGGGCAGGCCCCCGTCAGCGCAGCGGAGACGATCGAGATCTTTACCTTCATGGAAGCCGCGGATGAAAGCCTGCGCCAAGGCGGCAAGCCCGTCGCACTGGCAGAAGTGCTCGCGAAGGCTAAAGCTGAAGCTGCCAAGCTGCTCCAGAAGTAAGCATGCGTGCCGCCTACGCCATCCTACTGCTTTTTCCGCCCACCGGCTCGCGGCGGAAAGCGTGAGCTACAATCGCGATGTGCGTCCCATCCTCGCGGCGAAGTGTTTTGCCTGCCACGGACCCGATGAGGACAAACGTGAGGCGGATCTGCGTCTCGATGTGCCTGGTGAGCACTTTGACGGCAAAGAAATCATCCACCGCATCACCACCACGGATGCGGACGAGGTGATGCCACCGCGCACCTCGCCCAAGCCGCTCACACGCCAGGAAAAAAGCATCCTGAAGCAATGGATCGACTCTGGGGCCAAGTATGAGCAGCACTGGGCTTTCCGGCCCATCACTCACCCCGTCGCACCGACAGGCATCGACGGCTTGATCCGTGCTGAATTGCAAAAACACGGCCTCCAGCCCGCCCCGCGTGCAGATGCCACCACACTCATCCGCCGCCTCTATCTCGACCTCATTGGCCTACCACCGCCAGCGAGCCTTTCCATCCCAGCGAGGCCCCACGGACGGAGCCTACGCTGCCCTCGTCGATCAGCTCCTCGCCGATCCACGCTTTGGCGAGCGCTGGGGCCGCCATTGGCTCGATATGGCACGCTACGCAGACTCGAATGGCTTCCTCGGCGATGGTCTGCGCCCCAATGCCTATCGCTACCGCGACTGGGTGATCCAGGCCTTCAATGACGACATGCCTTTCGATCAATTCACCATCGCACAGATTGCGGGTGATCTCACATCAGCGCCCGCAGGCACCGGCTTTCATCGCAATGCCGCTCTCAATACCGAAGCCGGCGTGGATAAGGAAGAAGCACGCTACCAAAACCTCGTCGATCGCGTCAATACCACCGCTCGCGTCTGGATGGGCCTCACCGTCGGCTGTGCGCAGTGCCACACGCACAAATATGACCCGATCACCATCCGCGACTACTACAGCTTCTACGCCTTCTTTGATAACACCGAGGACCGCGAGGATGCGAGGACCAAGGCCCCACTGCTTGCAGAGGTCAGCAAAGACCGCCGCCAGACCTATGTGCACATGGCGGGCGACTACACACGGCGCGGGCCCGATGTGGTGCCTGCCACACTCTCCGCGCTGCCTTCACCATCTGGCCCCACTCGGCTCGATCTCGCCAAGTGGCTCGTCTCACCGCAGAATCCACTCACGGCTCGCGTGGCGGTGAATCACCTCTGGAGCAAGCTCTTCGGCTACGGCCTCGTGCGCACGCCGGATGACTTCGGCACCAGTGGCGAGTCTCCCAGCCACCCAGAGCTGCTCGACTGGCTGGCCTCCGACTTCATGCGGCACGGCTGGAGCCGCAAGCATCTCATCAAGCGCATCGTGATGAGCGAAACGTATCGACAGAGCAGCGCAGTGCCCGACTCTCACCTCTTGGCACTCCGCACTGAGCTTGATCCACTGAACAAGCTCCTCTCGCATCAAAACCGCATCCGATTGGATGCCGAAATCCTGCGTGATTCCGCGCTCGCTGTCAGCGGCCTGTTGAAACCTACCATCGGCGGCCCCAGCTTCCGCCCGCCGTTGCCCGAGGACGTTTTCGATGTCGGCCGCTCGTCGAACTGGCAGGCCAGCCCCGGCGATGAAATCTACCGACGCAGCCTCTACATCATCACGCTGCGCAGTGTCTTGTATCCCACGCTCACCACTTTCGATGCACCGGATGCGGCGGATGCCTGTGTGCGCCGCGAGCGCTCCAATACGCCGCTACAAGCCCTCACCATGATGAACGACAGCGTCTTCGTCGAAGCCGCCCAAGCCCTGGCGCTGCGAGCACTGCGTGAGAGCAGCGATGCGCTCCCGCACCTCTTCCGCCTTGTCTTGAACCGTTCCCCGCGCCCCGAGGAGCTACAGCGCCTACAAGCCTTTCACCGCGACCAAAAAGCTCGCGTGCAAAACGGCGGCAGCGCTGCGCTCCGCGTGCTCGGCACACATGAAAAAGGCTTGTCCGCAGGCAGCGCCATCGAGGCCGCCACCCTCGTCGCGACCGCACGCGTGTTGATGAATCTCGATGAGTTCATCAATCGCGAGTGAGGTGCCCCA
The sequence above is drawn from the Verrucomicrobiaceae bacterium genome and encodes:
- a CDS encoding DUF1553 domain-containing protein is translated as MARYADSNGFLGDGLRPNAYRYRDWVIQAFNDDMPFDQFTIAQIAGDLTSAPAGTGFHRNAALNTEAGVDKEEARYQNLVDRVNTTARVWMGLTVGCAQCHTHKYDPITIRDYYSFYAFFDNTEDREDARTKAPLLAEVSKDRRQTYVHMAGDYTRRGPDVVPATLSALPSPSGPTRLDLAKWLVSPQNPLTARVAVNHLWSKLFGYGLVRTPDDFGTSGESPSHPELLDWLASDFMRHGWSRKHLIKRIVMSETYRQSSAVPDSHLLALRTELDPLNKLLSHQNRIRLDAEILRDSALAVSGLLKPTIGGPSFRPPLPEDVFDVGRSSNWQASPGDEIYRRSLYIITLRSVLYPTLTTFDAPDAADACVRRERSNTPLQALTMMNDSVFVEAAQALALRALRESSDALPHLFRLVLNRSPRPEELQRLQAFHRDQKARVQNGGSAALRVLGTHEKGLSAGSAIEAATLVATARVLMNLDEFINRE